A genomic stretch from Edaphobacter aggregans includes:
- a CDS encoding metal-dependent hydrolase family protein yields the protein MRKLSGLGVLLPSLALLLTLQQTSPAQSTSTSPATTYVKAGHLFDSEAGAYRQNVVLVLAGDRIQSVESSSFAIPTGAKVVDLSNDYVLPGLIDCHTHLGARADKYDPINSFKETPFTSAYASVVNAKRTLDAGFTSVRDVGSLPFMAVDLRNAINEGLLPGPRIVASGPPLSITGGHGDLNNYSPQTRVTMFPEERDFSIADGPEQIRQTIRAQAKYGVDVVKILASGGVLSKGDQPGAPQYTFEELKMAADTAHATGRKIAAHAHGTQSIKDAINAGIDSIEHASLVDDEGIRLAKAHGTYFVMDIYDDDYILGKAKDFGIQEEMLAKERSVGKLQRENFRKAFEAGVKMAFGTDAGVYPHGDNAKQFHYMVMYGMTPAQAIQAATRNAADLIGRASDVGVLSPGHYADLIALKEDPLQRVEVLEHVPFVMKGGVIAKNELAAK from the coding sequence ATGCGGAAACTGTCCGGTCTTGGCGTTCTATTACCTTCACTCGCGTTATTACTCACGCTGCAACAAACATCCCCCGCCCAATCGACGAGCACATCTCCAGCCACCACCTACGTCAAAGCCGGGCACCTCTTCGACAGCGAAGCCGGCGCCTACCGCCAGAACGTAGTCCTTGTCCTTGCCGGAGACCGCATCCAATCCGTCGAATCCTCCAGCTTCGCCATCCCCACCGGCGCAAAAGTAGTCGACCTCAGCAATGACTACGTCCTCCCGGGCCTCATCGACTGCCACACCCACCTCGGAGCCCGCGCCGACAAGTACGACCCCATCAACTCCTTCAAAGAAACCCCCTTCACCAGCGCCTACGCCAGCGTCGTCAACGCCAAGCGCACCCTTGACGCAGGCTTCACCAGCGTCCGCGACGTAGGCTCACTTCCCTTCATGGCCGTCGATCTCCGCAACGCCATCAACGAGGGCCTCCTCCCCGGCCCACGCATCGTAGCCTCCGGCCCCCCGCTCTCCATCACTGGAGGCCACGGCGACCTCAACAACTACTCCCCGCAAACACGCGTCACCATGTTCCCAGAAGAGCGTGACTTCTCCATCGCCGACGGCCCCGAGCAGATCCGCCAGACCATCCGCGCCCAGGCCAAATACGGCGTCGACGTCGTCAAGATCCTCGCCTCCGGGGGCGTCCTCAGCAAAGGCGACCAGCCCGGCGCCCCACAATACACCTTCGAAGAGCTGAAAATGGCCGCCGACACCGCCCACGCCACCGGCCGCAAGATCGCCGCGCACGCCCATGGCACCCAGTCCATCAAGGACGCCATCAACGCTGGCATCGACTCCATCGAGCACGCCTCGCTCGTCGACGACGAGGGCATCCGCCTCGCCAAAGCCCACGGCACCTACTTCGTCATGGACATCTACGATGACGACTACATCCTCGGCAAAGCCAAAGACTTCGGCATTCAGGAAGAGATGCTCGCCAAAGAACGCAGCGTAGGCAAACTCCAGCGCGAAAACTTCCGCAAAGCCTTCGAGGCCGGTGTCAAGATGGCCTTCGGCACCGACGCCGGAGTCTACCCCCACGGCGACAACGCCAAGCAGTTCCACTACATGGTGATGTACGGTATGACACCCGCCCAGGCCATCCAGGCCGCCACCCGCAACGCCGCAGACCTCATCGGCCGCGCCTCCGACGTAGGCGTCCTCTCACCCGGACACTATGCCGACCTCATCGCCCTCAAAGAAGACCCGCTCCAGCGCGTCGAAGTCCTCGAACACGTCCCCTTCGTCATGAAGGGCGGTGTCATCGCCAAAAATGAACTAGCGGCCAAATAA
- a CDS encoding Ig domain-containing protein: protein MPSGTVGTPYSQTIAAANGTTPYTFGVATGTLPAGLTLSTSGVISGTPTAAGSSTFGIQVTDSSSPAGSATTSFSITVNPPPVAITTTALSASTVGSAYTQPVAASGGTTPYTFSLSSGSLPTGLTLSSAGIISGTPTAAGASTFTLKVTDSSSPALSATASFSITVNSSPMAITTATLSTPTLGSAYSQAIAASGGTAPYAFSLQSGSLPVGLTLAANGTISGTPTVAGASTFTIAVNDSSPTQLTANATYTVTAVNTVVQVNAASTLAVVPQTGFGIHTSVYDSSLSDTTNLPGLLQTGGVTVMRYPGGIYSDVYHWAQNTLTPFFASVPPACGSTQNGYLAPNTDFGHFIKTLQAVGAQAIITINYGTSVANSTAAKTIGSYNQNTCSNPNTAGQPQEAAAWVAYSNGSPSNTQVIGIDAAGFDWKTVGYWASLRAATPIATDDGYNFLRIGQSAALGIKYWELGNEIFYNGYNANQNTETDLHAPYVYPSGYGTTSIYNSRAMVPALSPSSYGTNAIPFIQAMKAVDSTIKIGFVMSSPQVDPIPATWNPAALQAVCAGANFDFAILHYYPGSYNNVTAAQLFSLPQKNMPALVTTLKTQLSRSCPSNASAIQFFVTETGPNGTLASGTPALIPGLYAAHEYLVSLENGIQNIDWLELHNNYLTTGTEAPNPAYYGIEMAHLLAGVGDSLVTTTSSNTTILAHASLKTAGGKGVLLINTDPSNPNLVQITISGATVGATATQYSYGLSSTQTTAALPSSTLSIPGSTFTVSVPPYTATEVILQ, encoded by the coding sequence TTGCCTTCCGGCACCGTCGGAACACCCTACAGTCAGACCATCGCTGCAGCGAACGGCACGACTCCGTACACGTTCGGCGTGGCCACCGGCACACTTCCAGCTGGCCTCACGCTGTCTACCTCTGGAGTGATCTCAGGAACTCCGACGGCCGCGGGATCGTCGACCTTCGGTATACAGGTCACGGATAGCTCGTCACCGGCCGGGTCCGCGACCACGTCCTTCAGCATCACGGTCAATCCGCCGCCAGTGGCCATTACAACAACGGCGCTGTCTGCATCAACCGTCGGATCCGCCTACACACAGCCGGTCGCGGCTTCCGGCGGAACTACCCCTTACACATTCTCTCTATCGTCGGGGTCTTTGCCGACTGGCCTTACGCTTTCTTCCGCGGGAATAATCTCAGGGACTCCAACGGCAGCAGGGGCGTCAACCTTTACGTTGAAGGTCACGGACAGCTCATCGCCGGCTCTGTCCGCAACCGCATCCTTCAGCATCACGGTCAACTCTTCGCCGATGGCCATCACGACAGCAACGCTGTCCACGCCAACTCTTGGATCTGCCTACTCACAAGCGATTGCCGCTTCCGGCGGCACTGCGCCCTACGCATTCTCACTGCAATCGGGATCTTTGCCCGTTGGCCTCACGCTCGCGGCGAACGGTACTATCAGCGGAACCCCGACAGTCGCGGGCGCCAGCACCTTCACCATCGCGGTGAACGACAGCAGCCCAACGCAGCTTACAGCGAACGCGACTTATACAGTCACAGCGGTGAACACCGTGGTTCAGGTAAATGCGGCCTCTACCCTTGCAGTAGTGCCGCAGACCGGATTCGGCATCCACACCTCCGTCTACGACTCGAGTCTGAGCGATACGACGAATCTGCCAGGCTTGCTGCAGACAGGCGGTGTCACGGTGATGCGCTATCCCGGTGGCATTTATTCCGATGTCTACCATTGGGCACAAAACACCCTGACTCCGTTCTTCGCCTCCGTCCCCCCGGCCTGTGGATCGACGCAAAATGGCTATCTTGCGCCAAACACCGATTTTGGCCATTTCATCAAGACACTACAGGCGGTTGGCGCGCAGGCCATCATCACGATTAACTATGGCACCAGCGTGGCTAACAGCACCGCCGCGAAGACAATCGGCTCCTATAACCAGAACACCTGCAGCAACCCGAACACAGCGGGCCAACCGCAGGAGGCCGCTGCATGGGTGGCCTATTCAAACGGCAGTCCCAGCAACACTCAGGTCATTGGAATCGACGCCGCCGGGTTCGATTGGAAGACAGTTGGCTACTGGGCCAGTCTGCGAGCGGCAACTCCTATTGCGACCGATGACGGTTACAATTTTCTCCGCATCGGGCAGAGCGCTGCGTTAGGGATTAAATATTGGGAGCTAGGCAACGAGATCTTCTACAACGGCTACAACGCGAACCAGAACACCGAGACAGATCTGCACGCTCCTTACGTTTATCCCAGCGGCTATGGCACAACATCGATCTATAACTCGCGCGCAATGGTCCCGGCGCTTTCTCCCTCATCGTACGGTACCAACGCAATCCCATTCATCCAGGCAATGAAGGCTGTGGATTCCACGATCAAGATCGGTTTCGTCATGAGCTCCCCGCAAGTTGACCCGATCCCTGCGACCTGGAACCCCGCGGCGCTGCAGGCAGTCTGCGCTGGAGCTAACTTCGACTTCGCAATTCTCCATTACTATCCCGGCTCCTACAACAATGTGACGGCGGCGCAGCTCTTCAGTCTGCCGCAAAAGAATATGCCTGCACTGGTGACCACTCTCAAAACCCAGTTGTCACGGTCCTGCCCATCCAATGCGAGTGCGATACAGTTCTTCGTCACCGAGACAGGCCCGAACGGCACGCTGGCCAGCGGAACGCCCGCACTGATACCCGGCCTCTATGCAGCCCATGAGTACCTGGTCAGCCTCGAAAACGGGATTCAGAATATCGACTGGCTGGAACTGCACAACAACTATCTGACAACCGGCACGGAAGCACCCAATCCCGCTTACTACGGTATCGAGATGGCTCACCTTCTCGCCGGAGTCGGCGACTCGCTGGTGACAACCACTTCCAGCAACACGACCATCCTGGCTCACGCGTCCCTGAAGACAGCCGGCGGCAAGGGAGTTCTGCTGATCAACACCGATCCGAGCAATCCAAATCTGGTTCAGATCACCATCAGCGGCGCGACGGTCGGGGCCACGGCCACGCAGTACAGCTACGGGCTAAGCTCGACGCAGACGACGGCAGCACTTCCCTCCTCCACGCTTTCCATTCCGGGAAGCACATTCACGGTCTCGGTTCCGCCATACACCGCAACAGAAGTGATCTTGCAATAA
- a CDS encoding sugar MFS transporter: MAIGTSVSTTSQQYGTQKTDVRAMSIATMLFFMWGFLTCLNDILIPHLKGIFDLNYAQAMLVQFCFFSSYFIFALPSGKLVEWVGYKQAMVVGLLVMAAGAFLFLPASTAASFGLFLSALIILAAGITCLQVAANPYVANLGPPETSAARLNLSQAFNSFGTFVAPFFGSILILSSTQISADKMRSLSGAALQQYRMEQASSVRLPYLGIGLTLVLLAISFAVLKMPTMDFTRDIRPGELDASEAHDSIWKHPVLLAGALAIFVYVGAEVSIGSFLVNYFGLPGIASFTEKTAAKYVSLYWGGAMVGRFIGSWLLTKFRTSTVLGTAAVVACGLVVTSIITHGHTAMWAILAVGLFNSVMFPSIFTVGLTGLGPLTSKGSSLMVAAIVGGALIPLAEGHLADQIGVQHAFMIPAVCYIYIALFGYLGGRHAEREVGIAA; the protein is encoded by the coding sequence ATGGCCATCGGCACCAGTGTTTCCACCACCTCGCAGCAGTACGGGACCCAGAAGACAGATGTCCGGGCCATGAGCATCGCAACGATGCTGTTTTTCATGTGGGGCTTTCTTACTTGCCTGAATGACATTCTGATTCCGCATCTGAAGGGCATCTTTGACCTGAACTATGCGCAGGCGATGCTGGTGCAGTTCTGCTTCTTCTCGTCGTACTTCATCTTTGCGCTGCCTTCGGGGAAGCTGGTGGAGTGGGTGGGTTATAAGCAGGCTATGGTGGTTGGCTTGCTGGTTATGGCGGCGGGAGCGTTTCTGTTTTTGCCGGCTTCGACAGCGGCCTCGTTTGGGTTGTTTCTGTCGGCGTTGATTATTTTGGCTGCTGGCATTACGTGCCTGCAGGTGGCGGCGAATCCTTATGTGGCGAACCTTGGGCCTCCGGAGACTTCGGCGGCGCGGCTGAATCTGTCGCAGGCGTTCAACTCCTTCGGGACGTTTGTTGCTCCCTTCTTTGGCAGCATCTTGATTCTGAGCTCTACGCAGATTTCAGCGGACAAAATGAGGTCGCTCTCGGGGGCGGCGCTTCAGCAGTACCGTATGGAGCAGGCCTCTTCGGTGCGGCTGCCCTATCTGGGGATCGGGCTGACGCTGGTGTTGCTGGCGATTTCGTTTGCCGTGCTGAAGATGCCGACGATGGACTTTACGCGGGACATTCGGCCGGGAGAGCTGGATGCTTCGGAGGCGCATGACAGCATCTGGAAGCATCCGGTGCTGCTGGCTGGAGCGCTGGCGATCTTTGTGTATGTGGGGGCGGAGGTTTCGATTGGGAGCTTCCTGGTGAACTACTTTGGGCTACCGGGAATTGCGTCGTTTACCGAGAAGACGGCGGCGAAGTATGTGTCGCTGTATTGGGGTGGGGCGATGGTAGGGCGGTTTATCGGGTCGTGGCTGCTGACGAAGTTCAGGACGAGTACGGTGCTCGGGACGGCTGCTGTGGTGGCGTGCGGGTTGGTGGTTACTTCGATCATCACGCATGGGCATACGGCTATGTGGGCGATTCTGGCGGTCGGGCTGTTCAATTCGGTTATGTTCCCGAGTATTTTTACGGTTGGGCTGACTGGGTTGGGGCCGCTGACTTCGAAGGGGTCGAGTTTGATGGTTGCGGCGATTGTGGGAGGGGCGCTGATTCCGCTGGCCGAAGGGCATTTGGCGGATCAGATTGGCGTGCAGCATGCCTTCATGATTCCGGCGGTTTGCTATATCTATATTGCTCTGTTTGGGTATTTGGGCGGGCGACACGCGGAGCGGGAGGTTGGGATCGCGGCTTAG